In Cercospora beticola chromosome 3, complete sequence, the following proteins share a genomic window:
- a CDS encoding uncharacterized protein (MEROPS:MER0013494) — translation MSGGWNTIESDAGVFTYLIESLGVKNVQFEELISLDAESLQQLNPIGVIFLFKYPTDEKPKKDAPLDGEFDYGALENQEEPVWFAAQTIQNACGTQALLSVLLNKDNQEDGGVEIGQNLKDFKEFTASFPAEFRGEALSNSDLIRETHNSFARSSPFVSDETRLATADDDVYHFIAYTSINSTLYELDGLQPAPIRHGDAGACPPEIFSDAVMPVLQKRIERYPQTEIRFNLLAMCEDLRSRAREVGDQEWLAREEQKRRDWRWENALRRHNFVGFVGELMKGVAGQKLKDGTYDKWIEDGKAATKKRVEDRQKRGQASDEMDMS, via the exons ATGTCCGGCGGCTGGAACACCATCGAGAGCGATGCC GGCGTCTTCACCTACCTCATCGAATCGCTGGGCGTCAAGAATGTACAGTTCGAAGAGCTCATTTCGCTGGACGCGGAATCACTCCAGCAGCTCAACCCGATAGGAGTCATCTTCCTGTTCAAATATCCCACCGACGAGAAGCCCAAGAAAGATGCTCCACTAGATGGCGAATTTGACTACGGAGCATTGGAGAATCAAGAAGAGCCAGTCTGGTTTGCAGCGCAGACAATACAGAATGCATGCGGCACACAAGCTCTTCTCAGCGTTCTTCTCAATAAAGACAACCAGGAAGATGGAGGCGTAGAGATTGGACAAAACTTGAAAGACTTCAAGGAATTCACTGCATCTTTTCCAGCCGAATTCCGTGGCGAAGCTTTGTCGAATTCAGACCTCATTCGCGAAACACACAACTCCTTCGCCCGATCATCGCCTTTCGTATCCGACGAGACACGGTTAGCGACCGCCGATGACGATGTCTACCATTTCATCGCCTACACGAGCATCAACAGCACACTCTACGAGCTTGATGGACTTCAGCCTGCACCGATCAGACACGGCGATGCGGGAGCCTGTCCACCAGAGATCTTCTCTGACGCCGTCATGCCTGTGTTGCAGAAGCGGATAGAACGATACCCACAGACAGAAATCCGCTTCAATCTGCTCGCGATGTGTGAGGACTTAAGGTCAAGAGCACGAGAGGTTGGTGACCAGGAGTGGCTGGCTAGggaggagcagaagagacGCGACTGGAGGTGGGAGAACGCGCTGAGGCGACATAACTTCGTTGGTTTCGTCGGCGAGCTCATGAAAGGCGTTGCTGGGCAGAAGCTCAAAGACGGGACGTACGACAAGTGGATTGAAGACGGCAAGGCTGCTACGAAGAAGAGAGTTGAAGATCGGCAGAAGAGAGGACAAGCTAGCGATGAGATGGACATGTCATGA
- the IDH2 gene encoding NAD-dependent isocitrate dehydrogenase, translating into MLARGIRAAAPRQCFKVARPAFAQFAPRSYATAAEDRIAKFPGQKGSDGKYTVSLIEGDGIGPEISQSVKDIYSAANVPIKWEPVDVTPILKDGKTAIPDEAIDSITRNYVALKGPLATPIGKGHVSLNLTLRRTFNLFANVRPCKSIAGYKTPYDDVNIHLIRENTEGEYSGIEHVVVDGVVQSIKLITREASERVLRFAFQYAQDIGKPKVRVVHKATIMKMSDGLFLNLAKEIAKEFPNVEFDAEMLDNTCLKMVTDPLPYNDKVLVMPNLYGDILSDMCAGLIGGLGLTPSGNIGDECSIFEAVHGSAPDIAGKGLANPTALLLSSIMMLQHMNLTQHAAQIEKAIFKTLAEGKYLTGDLGGKAKTHEYADAIIKNL; encoded by the exons ATGTTGGCGAGGGGAATCCGGGCTGCGGCGCCGCGGCAATGCTTCAAGGTTGCGCGACCAGCTTTTGCTCAA TTCGCGCCACGAAGCTATGCCACCGCTGCCGAGGACAGAATCGCTAAATTCCCGGGCCAGAAAGGCTCAGAT GGAAAGTACACAGTATCGCTCATCGAGGGTGATGGCATTGGACCCGAGATCTCGCAATCCGTCAAGGACATTTACAGCGCCGCGAACGTCCCCATCAAGTGGGAACCAGTCGATGTTACCCCAATCCTAAAGGACGGCAAGACCGCCATCCCAGACGAGGCGATCGACTCCATCACACGAAACTACGTTGCCCTTAAGGGTCCTCTGGCCACACCTATCGGCAAAGGTCACGTCTCACTGAACCTGACCCTCCGAAGGACATTCAACCTGTTCGCCAACGTGCGACCTTGCAAGAGCATCGCAGGCTACAAGACCCCATACGACGATGTGAACATCCACCTTATTCGTGAGAACACCGAGGGAGAGTACTCTGGTATTGAGCACGTTGTGGTCGATGGTGTCGTGCAATCCATTAAGCTCATCACCCGAGAAGCCTCCGAGCGTGTCCTTCGCTTCGCCTTCCAATACGCACAAGACATTGGCAAGCCAAAGGTCCGTGTGGTGCACAAGGCCACCATCATGAAGATGTCCGACGGTCTCTTCCTGAACCTCGCAAAGGAGATCGCCAAGGAGTTCCCCAACGTTGAATTCGACGCCGAAATGCTCGACAACACCTGCTTGAAGATGGTCACCGACCCCCTGCCATACAATGACAAGGTCCTCGTCATGCCTAACCTCTACGGTGACATTCTCTCCGACATGTGCGCCGGTCTCATCGGTGGTCTCGGTCTCACTCCTTCCGGAAACATTGGTGACGAGTGCTCCATCTTCGAAGCCGTGCACGGTTCCGCTCCCGATATCGCAGGCAAGGGCCTCGCCAACCCAACTGCCCTgctcctctcctccatcaTGATGTTGCAGCACATGAACCTCACACAACACGCCGCACAAATTGAGAAGGCCATCTTCAAGACTCTGGCCGAGGGCAAATACTTGACTGGTGATCTTGGAGGCAAGGCTAAGACGCACGAGTACGCTGATGCGATTATCAAGAACTTGTAG